One genomic segment of Musa acuminata AAA Group cultivar baxijiao chromosome BXJ3-3, Cavendish_Baxijiao_AAA, whole genome shotgun sequence includes these proteins:
- the LOC103977344 gene encoding protein POLAR LOCALIZATION DURING ASYMMETRIC DIVISION AND REDISTRIBUTION-like, producing the protein MACSRKQGKVLCFCVALNEEGRSRRKEEEAAEETRIVDCLQESNEGEEESERGVKRRELFLCLPPSSASAATPAAYSPRSLISRFLLSLHRTSPTRGGGEGSGFRVRFPIASSNRRRTKERRMTEEEEDEAKVEEPAVTASMEGKGIASGESNLAIDAGKQSDAVSLNLGMGVGLVFLLTRSATEINKMEQLRVQMEILLKDIKDEMHNKGVSSHRAESNNVASSASNSYMEPEAETRSTCATFTRNTARLSMHQMEAEMEVELQRLQCAVGRKLSSLPPHRMLAAENADAPETFHGSFREAYEGGSGSGSGGIQCGVSAHELTRKLNQLVQARQQEGIAELESSFNCTGNSHIGEDDGEVTQVHEEDGGNYRGVSARELERRLHELLETRQRERIAELESALVCAERQLREKESEVCWWRDTARLVSQHKNEAVHR; encoded by the exons ATGGCCTGTTCGCGGAAACAGGGGAAGGTGCTCTGTTTCTGTGTGGCGTTGAACGAAGAGGGAAGGAGTcggaggaaggaagaggaggcggcggaggagaCGAGAATAGTCGATTGCCTCCAGGAAAGCAATGAGGGCGAGGAGGAGAGCGAAAGGGGAGTAAAAAGGCGGGAGCTTTTCCTGTGCCTACCTCCCTCCTCTGCTTCCGCCGCCACTCCCGCTGCTTATTCTCCCCGGAGCCTCATCTCCCGGTTTCTCCTCTCACTCCATCGGACGTCACCAACTCGCGGCGGCGGCGAAGGATCCGGTTTCCGGGTGCGGTTTCCAATAGCCTCTTCTAACCGCCGGAGAACAAAAGAGAGGAGAATgacagaggaagaggaggatgaggcGAAGGTGGAGGAACCGGCGGTGACTGCTTCTATGGAAGGAAAGGGTATTGCTTCCGGCGAGAGCAATCTCGCCATTGATGCAG GAAAGCAGAGTGATGCAGTCTCTTTGAATCTGGGAATGGGAGTAGGTCTGGTGTTCCTCCTAACGAGGAGTGCCACCGAAATCAACAAGATGGAGCAACTGAGAGTCCAAATGGAGATTCTACTCAAAGACATCAAGGATGAGATGCACAACAAAGGCGTCTCTTCCCACCGAGCAGAGTCCAACAATGTCGCCTCGTCTGCATCAAACAGTTATATGGAACCCGAAGCTGAGACACGATCGACATGTGCTACATTCACGAGGAACACAGCACGCCTCAGCATGCACCAAATGGAAGCGGAGATGGAAGTCGAACTACAACGTCTGCAATGCGCCGTGGGACGCAAGCTTTCATCGCTGCCGCCACATCGCATG TTGGCTGCTGAGAACGCTGATGCGCCTGAGACCTTTCATGGAAGCTTCAGGGAGGCGTACgaaggcggcagcggcagcggcagcggcggcattCAATGTGGAGTTTCTGCGCATGAGCTGACGAGAAAGCTTAATCAACTCGTGCAGGCGAGGCAGCAAGAAGGTATTGCGGAGTTGGAGTCTTCCTTCAACTGCACTGGCAATTCTCACATTGGCGAAGACGACGGAGAGGTAACCCAAGTCCATGAAGAAGACGGTGGCAATTACCGTGGGGTTTCTGCTCGTGAGCTGGAGAGAAGGCTGCATGAGCTCCTGGAAACAAGGCAGCGGGAGAGGATTGCAGAGCTGGAGTCTGCGTTGGTGTGTGCGGAGAGACAGCTGCGCGAGAAAGAGAGCGAGGTCTGCTGGTGGAGGGACACTGCGAGGTTGGTCTCACAGCATAAGAACGAAGCAGTTCACAGGTGA